One Thermoplasmata archaeon genomic window carries:
- a CDS encoding RNA-guided endonuclease TnpB family protein: protein MSSTRRALVCHLAAPLPAPILSLMGDFRLMVNRGIREALEKDLTAKGSLSKFSEGVAREYRIHGAHARTAMDLALSLNKGHRRRLRKGVTGKVPYCLRSFLHADGATFHLNATTGHVRLSLRNGEWAGFDARMSDYHRRILASGKVKQLRLTPNRAILILEPSVPEAYAPKTVLALDTNERSLDGVALSRDKATPVTVPYPEVSLVQHRHFVRRRRLGRKKAHDRRVGRRLGGREGRREHARVSQRIHLISKGLVGEARKRRAAIVLEDLHLPRGGGRGRRMRRRLSSWPQRELHRQIEYKAEEHGVPIIKVNPRYTSKTCPRCGEVKERRSRVGRVFVCGRCRWRCDRQLNAGLNICRTALREWVTPTLNSSLGGLALDPDALAHDAMILLYRPGNAGSHEMSGRSGRNSIGPAGP from the coding sequence ATGTCCTCGACCCGTCGTGCGCTCGTCTGCCATCTCGCAGCCCCACTTCCGGCCCCCATCCTATCCCTCATGGGGGACTTTCGCCTGATGGTGAACCGTGGTATTCGCGAGGCCTTGGAGAAGGATCTCACCGCGAAGGGCTCTCTCAGCAAGTTCAGCGAAGGAGTCGCTCGGGAATATCGTATCCACGGGGCTCATGCGCGGACCGCCATGGACTTGGCCCTCTCCTTGAACAAAGGTCACCGACGTAGGCTTCGCAAGGGCGTAACGGGGAAAGTACCCTATTGCCTCCGCTCGTTCTTGCATGCCGACGGCGCTACGTTCCATCTCAACGCCACTACGGGTCACGTGCGCCTGTCCCTCCGGAACGGGGAGTGGGCGGGGTTTGACGCCCGAATGTCGGACTATCACCGTAGGATCCTCGCATCCGGTAAGGTCAAGCAACTGAGACTCACCCCGAACCGGGCCATCCTGATCCTAGAGCCCTCCGTGCCCGAGGCTTACGCGCCAAAGACGGTTCTCGCCCTCGACACCAACGAACGGTCCCTCGATGGGGTAGCGCTCTCTCGGGACAAGGCCACCCCCGTTACCGTTCCCTACCCCGAGGTCTCCCTTGTACAACACCGACACTTCGTTCGCCGCAGAAGGCTCGGGAGGAAGAAGGCTCACGACCGAAGGGTCGGCCGCCGACTCGGCGGACGAGAGGGACGGAGGGAACACGCCCGGGTCTCGCAGCGCATTCACCTGATCAGTAAGGGCCTCGTGGGAGAAGCTCGGAAACGACGGGCGGCGATCGTCTTGGAGGACCTCCATCTACCGAGGGGAGGCGGGCGAGGTCGAAGAATGCGCCGCCGACTCTCGTCGTGGCCCCAGCGGGAACTCCACCGCCAGATCGAGTACAAAGCCGAGGAGCACGGGGTCCCCATCATCAAAGTGAACCCACGCTATACGTCGAAGACCTGCCCGAGATGTGGCGAAGTCAAAGAACGCCGAAGCAGGGTGGGCCGGGTGTTCGTCTGCGGACGATGCCGCTGGCGGTGCGATCGACAATTGAACGCCGGGCTGAACATCTGTCGAACCGCGTTGAGGGAGTGGGTAACCCCTACGTTGAACTCATCGCTAGGGGGTCTCGCGCTTGACCCCGACGCCCTGGCCCATGATGCGATGATTCTCCTCTACCGCCCGGGTAACGCCGGGTCGCACGAGATGAGCGGACGGTCCGGGAGGAACTCGATCGGTCCGGCGGGGCCGTGA
- the lonB gene encoding ATP-dependent protease LonB, with protein sequence MPFTTTAQVEVPARLLDQVIGQDDAVEIAKKAANQKRHMMLIGDPGTGKSMLARAMVDFLPKEQLQDILAYPNVDDPNEPKIRVVPAGKGKEIVAAQKLEAAQRRGQRMNLMVIIALLIVGFTVYIALTTGNLTAILIGLLLIFILYAIFRFSAGRSEGGGSVAKLLVSHTPDDKPPFIDATGAHAGALLGDVKHDPFQSGGLETPPHERVEVGAIHRANGGVLFLDEINLLKIESQHSLLTALQERRFSIVGQSERSAGAMVKTEPVPADFILVAAGNVDSVQTMHPALRSRIRGYGYELYVKTTMADIPENRMKLVRFVAQEVVKDKKIPHFDMAAVVEVVREAQRRSGRSGQLTLRLRELGGLVRVAGDVANAESAPIVRADHVVRAKRSSRSLEQQIADRYIERRKEYRMFSVDGAAVGVVNGLAAISAQTGMSEFSGIVLPIVAEVTPAQTRDGGVVVATGKLGDIAKEAVQNVSALIKKYTGADISRYDIHIQFVGTSDGVEGDSASVSIATAVISALEGVPVDQALAMTGSLSVRGTVLPVGGVTAKVEAAADSGIKRVLVPEDNIDDLVLEARYRGMIEVIPVRTLRDVLKYALVGQTAQKESLLERLTAMVHATSRTPSDGPPRPTVNS encoded by the coding sequence TTGCCCTTCACGACCACCGCCCAGGTCGAGGTGCCGGCTCGACTCCTCGATCAGGTCATCGGCCAGGACGATGCGGTGGAGATCGCCAAGAAGGCCGCGAACCAGAAGCGGCACATGATGCTCATCGGCGACCCCGGGACGGGCAAGAGCATGCTCGCCCGCGCCATGGTCGATTTCCTGCCGAAGGAGCAGCTGCAGGACATTCTCGCGTACCCGAACGTGGACGATCCCAACGAGCCGAAGATCCGCGTCGTGCCCGCGGGGAAGGGCAAGGAGATCGTCGCCGCTCAGAAGCTCGAGGCCGCCCAGCGGCGCGGTCAGCGCATGAACCTGATGGTGATCATCGCGCTCCTCATCGTCGGATTCACCGTTTACATCGCGCTCACGACGGGGAACCTGACGGCGATCCTGATCGGCCTGCTTCTGATCTTCATCCTCTACGCGATCTTCCGCTTCTCCGCGGGACGGTCGGAAGGCGGTGGCTCGGTCGCGAAGCTGCTCGTCTCCCACACGCCGGACGACAAGCCCCCGTTCATCGACGCGACGGGCGCCCACGCCGGCGCGCTTCTCGGGGACGTCAAGCACGACCCGTTCCAGTCCGGCGGTCTCGAGACCCCGCCCCATGAGCGGGTGGAGGTCGGCGCGATCCACCGTGCGAACGGCGGCGTGCTGTTCCTGGACGAGATCAACCTGCTCAAGATCGAGAGCCAGCACTCGCTGTTGACCGCGCTCCAGGAGCGCCGCTTCTCGATCGTGGGCCAGTCCGAGCGCTCGGCGGGAGCGATGGTGAAGACCGAGCCGGTGCCGGCCGACTTCATCCTGGTCGCCGCGGGGAACGTCGACAGCGTCCAGACGATGCACCCGGCGCTGCGCTCGAGGATCCGCGGCTACGGGTACGAACTCTACGTCAAGACCACGATGGCCGATATCCCCGAGAACCGCATGAAGCTCGTGCGGTTCGTGGCCCAGGAAGTGGTCAAGGACAAGAAGATCCCCCACTTCGACATGGCCGCCGTCGTCGAGGTGGTCCGGGAGGCCCAACGCCGCTCGGGACGCTCGGGCCAATTGACGCTGCGCCTGCGTGAGCTCGGGGGCCTCGTGCGCGTGGCGGGCGATGTGGCGAACGCGGAGAGCGCACCGATCGTACGGGCCGATCACGTCGTACGGGCCAAGCGCTCCAGCCGCTCGCTCGAACAGCAGATCGCCGACCGATACATCGAGCGGCGCAAGGAGTACCGCATGTTCTCCGTAGACGGCGCTGCCGTCGGTGTGGTCAACGGTCTGGCCGCGATCAGTGCCCAGACGGGGATGTCCGAGTTCTCCGGTATCGTGCTCCCGATCGTTGCGGAGGTGACGCCGGCCCAGACCCGCGATGGAGGCGTCGTCGTGGCGACGGGCAAGCTCGGCGACATCGCGAAGGAAGCCGTCCAGAACGTCAGCGCCCTCATCAAGAAGTACACGGGCGCCGACATCTCGCGCTACGATATCCACATCCAGTTCGTCGGAACCTCCGACGGCGTGGAGGGCGACTCCGCCTCGGTGTCGATCGCGACGGCCGTGATCAGTGCTCTCGAAGGAGTTCCTGTGGACCAAGCCCTCGCCATGACCGGCTCGCTGAGCGTCCGTGGAACGGTGCTGCCCGTGGGCGGAGTGACCGCCAAGGTCGAGGCCGCCGCCGACTCCGGCATCAAGCGGGTCCTCGTGCCCGAGGACAACATCGACGACCTCGTTCTCGAGGCACGCTACCGCGGCATGATCGAGGTCATCCCGGTCCGGACCCTGCGCGACGTGCTGAAGTATGCCCTCGTGGGACAGACCGCTCAGAAGGAGTCGCTCTTGGAACGCCTCACCGCGATGGTCCATGCGACGAGCCGCACCCCCTCGGATGGCCCGCCCCGGCCGACGGTAAACTCGTGA
- a CDS encoding nicotinamide-nucleotide adenylyltransferase, which translates to MARGLYMGRFQPFHRGHLETIRAIRADEAREDLIVGVGSAQDSYQWNNPFTAGERVEMIGRALDEARIGGCMLVPIIDIHRHAEWVAYLEGLLPVFDRIYTNNPLTRLLFEQSGYTVTDTPLIERDQLEGTRIRARIAEGQDVSGELPPAVVRYLDQLNARARLALLRADRNAPPQSGRP; encoded by the coding sequence ATGGCGCGTGGACTCTACATGGGGCGCTTCCAACCGTTCCACCGGGGCCACCTCGAGACGATCCGCGCCATCCGCGCCGACGAGGCTCGGGAGGACCTGATCGTGGGAGTGGGCAGTGCGCAAGACTCCTACCAGTGGAACAATCCGTTCACCGCGGGCGAGCGGGTCGAGATGATCGGCCGCGCGCTCGACGAGGCGCGCATCGGCGGCTGCATGCTCGTCCCGATCATCGACATCCACCGCCATGCCGAGTGGGTGGCGTATCTCGAGGGGCTGTTGCCCGTCTTCGACCGGATCTACACGAACAATCCTCTGACACGGCTGTTGTTTGAGCAGTCCGGCTACACCGTGACCGACACCCCGCTCATCGAACGCGATCAACTCGAGGGCACGCGCATCCGCGCCCGGATCGCCGAAGGCCAGGACGTCAGCGGAGAGCTCCCTCCGGCGGTGGTACGGTACCTCGACCAGCTGAACGCACGGGCCCGGCTCGCGCTCTTGCGAGCGGACCGAAACGCGCCGCCCCAGAGCGGTCGCCCATGA
- a CDS encoding PLP-dependent aspartate aminotransferase family protein codes for MSQEPSRPPPRRGFEPLPEWVGPTTRLIHGARRPELNAGAVVPPIYQTSTFHYPASHSEAAEHGSVYMYTRNLNPSHEGPAEIIRQLEGAETARLFGSGMGAITTTLLSLLQPGDEVVALEGLYGGSLGILRTLLPKFGVRVRWVSEEAAHEPEAAIGPAARLVFIESPTNPLLRVHDIARWAEVAHRAGALLLVDNTFATPINQRPIPLGADLVVHSVTKYLGGHSDLIGGVLVGSKELVDPIDPSANVGSTLDPFAAFLLDRSLKTLSLRMARHNENGRRVAEALATHPELARVHYPGRASPEEEAIARRQMQGRSGVVSLSLARGASAIPKFLGRLRFVHVAASLGGVESLASVPGETSHRHLSAAERRARGIDDGLIRVSLGIEDAEDLIRDLTEALDTLR; via the coding sequence ATGAGCCAGGAGCCCTCGCGTCCTCCCCCTCGTCGGGGGTTCGAGCCCCTCCCGGAATGGGTCGGCCCCACCACCCGCCTCATCCACGGCGCCCGTCGACCGGAGCTGAACGCGGGTGCCGTGGTACCTCCGATCTACCAGACGAGCACCTTCCACTACCCCGCGTCCCACTCCGAGGCGGCCGAGCATGGATCGGTCTACATGTACACTCGGAACCTGAACCCAAGCCACGAGGGACCGGCGGAGATCATCCGCCAGCTGGAGGGCGCAGAGACCGCGCGGCTCTTTGGTTCCGGCATGGGAGCGATCACCACCACGCTCCTCTCGCTGCTCCAGCCGGGTGACGAGGTCGTGGCGCTCGAGGGCCTCTACGGCGGTTCGCTCGGGATCCTCCGGACCTTGCTACCGAAGTTCGGAGTGCGCGTCCGTTGGGTCTCGGAAGAGGCGGCTCACGAGCCCGAGGCGGCGATCGGACCCGCGGCCCGTCTGGTCTTCATTGAGTCCCCCACCAATCCACTGCTCCGGGTCCATGATATCGCACGCTGGGCGGAGGTCGCGCATCGCGCGGGAGCTCTCCTGCTCGTCGACAATACCTTCGCGACTCCCATCAACCAGCGGCCGATTCCCCTGGGCGCCGATCTCGTGGTGCACTCCGTCACGAAGTATCTGGGCGGGCATTCGGACCTCATCGGGGGTGTGCTGGTGGGCTCGAAGGAACTCGTGGACCCGATCGACCCGAGCGCCAACGTCGGGTCCACTCTGGACCCGTTCGCGGCCTTTCTCCTGGATCGGAGCCTCAAGACCCTCTCCCTGCGCATGGCCCGCCACAACGAGAACGGCCGGCGGGTCGCGGAGGCACTGGCAACTCATCCCGAGCTCGCCCGGGTCCACTACCCGGGCCGCGCGAGCCCGGAGGAGGAAGCGATCGCACGGCGACAGATGCAGGGACGCTCGGGCGTCGTCTCGCTTTCCCTCGCCCGGGGCGCCTCGGCGATCCCGAAGTTCCTCGGTCGGCTCCGATTCGTACATGTGGCCGCGAGCCTCGGCGGCGTCGAGAGCCTCGCGAGCGTCCCGGGCGAGACATCGCACCGGCACCTCTCCGCCGCCGAGCGACGGGCGCGAGGGATCGATGACGGACTCATCCGGGTCAGCCTCGGGATCGAGGACGCGGAGGACCTGATTCGCGACCTGACCGAGGCGCTCGATACACTCCGCTGA
- a CDS encoding mechanosensitive ion channel domain-containing protein, with protein MDIDQVLRLIAISAGIVVVIVIVFELFLRLICRVVRRSGGTESSIRTITEVIRIVYVLIAAIAVASYTGIANSLTVLTLSGVAGLLVSLALQPTLSNMISGYYLMREGLIRVGDVVVYSPVKGRVIRVALRNTWILTETGDVVVVGNTSLFNGPLINVTRSPGFIQQYQR; from the coding sequence ATGGACATCGACCAAGTTCTGAGATTGATCGCGATCTCGGCGGGGATCGTCGTCGTTATCGTCATCGTTTTCGAGCTGTTCCTCCGGCTCATCTGCAGGGTAGTCCGCCGGAGCGGGGGCACCGAGTCCAGCATTCGGACGATCACGGAAGTGATCCGGATCGTCTACGTACTCATCGCGGCCATCGCGGTGGCCTCGTACACTGGGATCGCCAACAGCCTGACCGTCCTGACCCTGAGCGGAGTCGCCGGTCTGCTCGTCTCTCTGGCCCTCCAGCCGACGCTATCGAACATGATCTCGGGTTACTACCTCATGCGAGAAGGGCTGATTCGCGTGGGCGATGTCGTCGTCTACAGCCCGGTGAAGGGCCGGGTGATCCGCGTCGCGCTGCGGAACACCTGGATCCTCACGGAGACGGGGGACGTCGTCGTCGTGGGGAACACGAGCCTGTTCAACGGCCCGCTGATCAACGTCACTCGATCCCCCGGCTTCATCCAGCAGTACCAGCGCTAG
- a CDS encoding HoxN/HupN/NixA family nickel/cobalt transporter, with product MGAVPASASGVPRPSPPPTRGVLAPPPLNGEEKIFLLILFTVIAVVTGVAFILLGVVANTYYSTPVTSNLATGSVTFFGAGILAYTFGLRHGVDADHIAAIDNTTRKLMADGKRPLTVGTWFSLGHSTIVFVLSIGIVLAANYVNSHIGAIQSIGQILGTAISGGFLYLIGIINLIIVVEVYRIFKKLRTGRMNDAELEDHLRNRGFMNRYFGKMFNIVQTPRQVYPVGVLFGLGFDTASEIFLLGTVAVLGLAGAPVYVVLVLPLLFTCGMVLVDTADGATMRYAYGWAFHRPVRKIFYNLTVTIISVLVAFVIGTVELLQVLAIEFGWSGPFWSALVNLEFETLGYFVIGTFVVTWAIATAIYRINRYDSIEVATPPEPT from the coding sequence GTGGGAGCAGTTCCCGCGAGTGCATCTGGCGTCCCGCGCCCCTCCCCGCCTCCGACCCGGGGGGTGCTCGCGCCTCCCCCGCTCAATGGGGAGGAGAAGATCTTCCTCCTAATCCTGTTCACCGTCATCGCCGTCGTGACGGGGGTCGCGTTCATCCTCCTCGGGGTCGTTGCCAACACCTACTACAGCACCCCGGTGACCTCGAACCTCGCCACGGGAAGTGTGACGTTCTTCGGGGCGGGGATCCTCGCCTACACCTTCGGGCTGCGCCACGGAGTGGATGCGGACCACATTGCCGCCATCGACAACACCACACGCAAGCTGATGGCGGACGGGAAGCGCCCGCTCACGGTCGGAACCTGGTTCTCCCTCGGCCACTCGACCATCGTCTTCGTGCTGTCGATCGGGATCGTCCTCGCGGCCAACTACGTCAACAGCCACATCGGCGCGATCCAGAGCATCGGCCAGATCCTCGGGACGGCGATCTCCGGCGGATTCCTCTACCTCATCGGGATCATCAACCTGATCATCGTGGTCGAGGTCTATCGGATCTTCAAGAAGCTTAGAACCGGTCGGATGAACGATGCCGAGCTGGAGGACCACCTCCGGAACCGCGGCTTCATGAACCGCTACTTCGGAAAGATGTTCAACATCGTCCAGACCCCCCGCCAGGTCTACCCCGTCGGTGTGCTCTTCGGGCTCGGGTTCGACACGGCGAGCGAGATCTTCCTGCTCGGGACGGTGGCGGTCCTGGGGCTCGCCGGGGCCCCGGTCTACGTCGTCCTCGTGCTGCCGCTGCTGTTCACGTGCGGGATGGTCCTGGTGGACACCGCGGACGGAGCCACGATGCGCTACGCCTACGGCTGGGCGTTCCATCGGCCCGTACGGAAGATCTTCTACAACCTCACGGTCACGATCATCTCCGTCCTCGTCGCGTTCGTCATCGGGACGGTCGAGCTCCTGCAGGTCTTGGCGATCGAGTTCGGCTGGTCGGGACCGTTCTGGTCCGCGCTGGTGAATCTCGAGTTCGAGACGCTGGGCTACTTCGTGATCGGCACCTTCGTGGTCACCTGGGCGATCGCCACGGCGATCTATCGGATCAATCGGTACGATTCGATCGAGGTCGCGACGCCTCCCGAGCCAACCTAA
- a CDS encoding CopG family ribbon-helix-helix protein, whose product MPRSAPSLTKRRRAPVVRLSASLEPELLGLLDRWVQERNSPSRSDAIRALIRKELTEEKLGDPEADAVACVTLLYRHDAPNVLRRLTAEEHRWGDHIRFSGHVHLQGGSCMEILALLGKRREVIQAAEDLRGIKGVAFGDYSITSPSIIGGRTGHRHPHAGPGPRRTHAPRR is encoded by the coding sequence ATGCCGCGTTCCGCCCCTTCGTTGACGAAGCGCCGCCGGGCCCCGGTCGTTCGCCTGAGCGCCTCGCTCGAGCCGGAGCTATTGGGCCTATTGGACCGCTGGGTCCAAGAGCGCAATTCGCCCAGCCGTTCGGACGCGATCCGCGCCCTGATCCGAAAGGAACTGACCGAGGAGAAGCTCGGGGATCCCGAGGCGGACGCCGTCGCCTGCGTCACCCTCCTGTACCGGCACGATGCGCCCAACGTTCTGCGTCGGCTCACCGCCGAGGAACATCGCTGGGGGGACCACATCCGATTCTCCGGACACGTCCACCTCCAGGGAGGATCGTGCATGGAGATCCTCGCGTTGCTCGGGAAACGTCGCGAGGTCATCCAGGCGGCCGAGGACCTTCGGGGGATCAAGGGCGTGGCGTTCGGTGACTACTCCATCACCAGCCCGAGCATCATCGGTGGCCGAACGGGGCATCGGCACCCCCACGCGGGACCCGGTCCTCGACGCACCCACGCTCCACGGCGGTGA
- a CDS encoding peptidylprolyl isomerase produces the protein MANPTVQFQTTMGDIRIEVFRDKAPKTAENFIGLVKKGFYDGLSFHRVIPGFMIQGGDPKGDGTGGPGYSIPDEFHRELRHDGPGVLSMANAGPNTGGSQFFITLGPAAWLDNRHAIFGRVRSGQQVVEKIAAVPRDSNDRPKAPVRIVQATVSG, from the coding sequence ATGGCGAATCCGACCGTACAGTTTCAGACGACGATGGGCGACATCCGCATCGAAGTGTTCCGCGACAAGGCGCCGAAGACCGCCGAGAATTTCATCGGTCTGGTCAAGAAGGGATTCTATGACGGACTGTCCTTCCACCGGGTGATCCCGGGGTTCATGATCCAGGGAGGGGACCCGAAGGGAGATGGTACGGGCGGGCCGGGGTACTCCATCCCCGACGAGTTCCACCGCGAACTGCGTCACGACGGGCCCGGCGTCCTCTCCATGGCGAATGCCGGACCGAACACCGGCGGGAGTCAGTTCTTCATTACGCTCGGACCGGCGGCGTGGCTGGACAACCGCCATGCGATCTTCGGCCGCGTTCGCTCCGGCCAGCAGGTCGTAGAAAAGATCGCTGCGGTCCCTCGAGACTCGAACGACCGGCCGAAGGCGCCGGTCCGCATCGTTCAGGCGACGGTCAGCGGCTGA
- the rnhA gene encoding ribonuclease HI, producing the protein MEDLGVPRGVAIPETQEVQVHFDGACQPPRGGGVSTYGFVVEGAGLFYEECGLAVPPFSEHATNNVGEYVGAIRALEWLSSRRFRGRVLLFGDSQLVIRQISGEYAVRKEHLKEYHRWLTTLSKGFSEVRFEWIPRTQNSRADELSKQALAEHAAQASKSRAGRGLRETGVYVNPVPDDL; encoded by the coding sequence ATGGAGGATCTCGGTGTGCCTCGCGGCGTCGCTATCCCCGAAACCCAGGAGGTTCAGGTCCACTTTGACGGCGCCTGCCAGCCTCCTCGAGGAGGGGGCGTCTCCACGTACGGGTTCGTGGTCGAAGGAGCGGGGCTCTTCTACGAGGAGTGCGGGCTCGCGGTCCCTCCATTCTCCGAGCATGCCACGAACAACGTGGGGGAGTACGTGGGCGCGATCCGGGCTCTGGAGTGGCTGAGCTCCCGTCGCTTCCGCGGCCGGGTCCTCCTCTTCGGAGACAGTCAGCTCGTGATCCGCCAGATCTCGGGCGAGTACGCCGTTCGCAAGGAGCACCTCAAGGAGTACCACCGCTGGCTCACGACACTCTCGAAGGGCTTCTCGGAGGTGCGCTTCGAATGGATCCCGAGAACCCAGAACTCGCGGGCCGATGAACTCTCCAAGCAAGCGCTGGCAGAGCACGCCGCTCAGGCGAGCAAGTCTCGAGCGGGGCGCGGGCTTAGGGAAACGGGGGTCTACGTCAATCCGGTCCCGGACGACCTCTGA
- a CDS encoding M2 family metallopeptidase: MPAAGNESEARAFFDRAESELLGLAIESSRADWVFNTFITPDTEELASRASTRLIAATVQRAKEANRFRTVSLPGDLARKAQLLRLSLPLVAPPNPAEADELVRTVAGMQTTYATGRHAPPGRTEAVDLQELSRILGESRNPVELENVWIGWHDIARPMRPQFTRYVELANRGARELDFADTGAMWRSKYDMDPDSFAREADRLWAQVRPLYLSLHAYVRRRLVERYGPELVPERGPIPGHLLGNMWAQSWENLYPDLAPPGGGATYDLTKILEGRHTSPTDMVRFAERFFVSLGFDPLPSTFWERSMFVRPRDREVVCHASAWDVDAVDDLRIKMCIEITAEDFHTIHHELGHNYYQRAYARQPFLFRESAHDGFHEAVGDTIGLSVTPEYLVQVGLLDRAPSPEGDIGLLLYTALQKIAFLPFGLLIDRWRWCVFSGEYGPDSYNRTWWELRERYQGIRPPVVRGEDAFDPGAKFHVPANVPYMRYFLAHILQFQLHRALAREIDWAGPLHRCSIYGQRKAGKRLRAMLEMGSSREWPDALEAIGGDRRMEAAGLLEYFAPLQRWLDEQNRGQPVGW; this comes from the coding sequence ATGCCCGCGGCAGGGAACGAGAGCGAGGCGCGCGCGTTCTTCGATCGAGCGGAGTCCGAACTCCTCGGCCTAGCGATCGAATCGTCGCGCGCCGACTGGGTCTTCAACACATTCATCACCCCCGACACCGAGGAACTCGCCTCGAGAGCGAGCACGAGGCTCATCGCGGCGACCGTCCAGAGGGCCAAGGAGGCGAATCGGTTCCGAACCGTGTCGCTACCCGGAGATCTCGCCCGGAAGGCCCAGCTCCTGCGTCTTTCCCTCCCGCTGGTCGCTCCCCCCAACCCGGCGGAGGCGGACGAACTGGTCCGCACCGTAGCCGGGATGCAGACCACGTACGCCACGGGACGCCACGCCCCTCCCGGGCGGACGGAAGCGGTGGACCTCCAGGAGCTCTCCCGCATCTTGGGGGAGAGCCGGAACCCGGTCGAGCTCGAGAACGTCTGGATCGGCTGGCACGACATCGCTCGGCCGATGCGTCCTCAGTTCACGCGCTACGTCGAGCTGGCCAACCGAGGGGCGCGGGAACTTGATTTCGCCGACACGGGCGCGATGTGGCGATCGAAGTACGACATGGACCCGGATTCCTTCGCCCGCGAAGCCGACCGGCTCTGGGCTCAGGTGCGGCCGCTGTACCTGTCCTTGCACGCCTACGTGCGTCGCCGCCTCGTCGAGCGGTACGGTCCCGAGCTCGTCCCGGAGCGCGGCCCGATCCCGGGCCACCTGCTCGGTAACATGTGGGCCCAGTCCTGGGAGAACCTCTACCCGGATCTCGCTCCCCCGGGCGGCGGAGCGACGTACGACCTGACGAAGATCCTCGAGGGGCGGCACACGAGCCCGACCGACATGGTCCGCTTCGCGGAGCGGTTCTTCGTCTCCCTGGGCTTCGATCCCCTTCCGAGCACGTTCTGGGAACGGTCGATGTTCGTCCGACCGCGGGACCGCGAGGTCGTCTGTCACGCGAGCGCCTGGGACGTGGACGCGGTCGATGACCTCCGGATCAAGATGTGCATCGAGATCACGGCGGAGGACTTCCACACGATCCACCACGAGCTCGGGCACAACTACTACCAGCGGGCCTACGCCCGGCAGCCGTTCCTGTTCCGGGAGAGCGCGCACGACGGGTTCCACGAGGCCGTCGGCGACACGATCGGGCTGTCGGTGACCCCCGAGTACCTGGTGCAGGTCGGGCTGTTGGACCGCGCCCCGTCCCCCGAGGGCGACATCGGCCTCCTGCTCTACACCGCGCTGCAGAAGATCGCGTTCCTCCCGTTCGGGCTCCTGATCGATCGGTGGCGGTGGTGCGTGTTCTCCGGAGAGTACGGCCCGGATTCCTACAACCGGACGTGGTGGGAGCTGCGCGAGCGATACCAGGGGATCCGCCCGCCCGTCGTACGCGGCGAGGATGCTTTCGATCCCGGAGCGAAGTTCCACGTTCCGGCGAACGTGCCGTACATGCGCTACTTCCTCGCCCACATCCTCCAGTTCCAGCTCCATCGGGCGCTCGCCCGGGAGATCGACTGGGCCGGGCCGTTGCACCGGTGCTCGATCTACGGACAGCGCAAGGCGGGCAAGCGCCTCCGGGCGATGCTCGAGATGGGCTCGAGCCGAGAGTGGCCGGACGCCCTCGAGGCGATCGGCGGCGACCGTCGCATGGAGGCCGCCGGACTCCTCGAGTACTTCGCGCCCCTCCAGCGCTGGCTGGACGAGCAGAACCGGGGCCAGCCGGTCGGCTGGTAA